AAACCATTACTGCAACGTCAAGGGAACGGGGCTGTCGCCGCCAGTGATGGCCTCGAAGCCGCCATCCAACAATCTCGCAGTAGTGGGCAACCCCTAGCCGACTCAATCCGAGAACCGATGGAACAGGCGTTTGGTGGCGTTGATTTTGGTGGGGTGAACGTGCATACGGATGGGCGATCGGATCAACTCAATCGCTCGATTCAGGCAAAAGCGTTTACAACCGGGCAGGATATCTACTTTCGACAAGGAGCCTATGAGCCGGGGAGTCGTAGTGGGCAGGAATTGATTGCCCATGAACTGACCCATGTAGTGCAGCAGAAAGGTGCTAGTGAGAAAATCAGACCGAAGGTATACGGTGCTCAGAAGCATGTGGTAGGTATCAGCCCTGAAAATCAAATCCAGCGAGATAAACACGACAACCCAAGCGATTTTATAAAGTGGATAGAACAGGACAAAACATACTTAAAATGGAATACTAAAAATGAAGGCGACTGTGCCCCCGCCGCAAAAGAGATAGGCGCATTACTGGCGAACAATAATTTTACTGTGTTTTACCGTGGAATTTTAGCTTTTGGCAAAACACGTAGGGATGGTAACCGAAATCATTTTGTTATTGTTGTGCTAGTCAATGGGAAAAAGATCGTAGTTGATCCAACCCAGGGGCAATTTATAGGGGGTGAACCCACTGTTACCTACGACGAGTTGTGGCGAAAAAACTTCCAAAATGTAAAAATACGATGGTTAAACCTTGATACAGAAAAATTTGAAGAAGTGCAGCGCGGCATGAAGTTTATAGATTGTGCCACATTTGCAGAAGCTAACAGTTATGCTAGGGACTGGAAAACAGGGTATGACGCAGCGAGCGGAATTGTTCTAAGAGGAGAAGATCATTAGTGCGATCGCCTGCGCCATAGGTTAGGTTAAGGAACGAAACCCAACACCCACAGACCTTCTAGCCCCACCGTAATGCCAATTTGACCGACGGTTTTGTGGGGTTTTGCGATCGCACCACCCCACTTGCAGGCATCGACCATGGTCTAAGGCGTATTGTGAGCAGCTATGAGACGATCGTGAACATCCGCTGCGATCGGAACGTATGCTATGACACGCCACACCTCACCTCAAAAGCAAGAGTCTACTAAGGCTGCGATCGCACCATCATCCAACCCGTTGGCACCTCGCCCTTTTGCACAGCCAGCAGACGCCGTAGAAGCCGTTTCGGAACCCCAGTCGGTGGGCAGCCCCACCGTCGAGTTTTCTGTCTTTAGTGCCGATAGCGGGTTTCCACCGTCCGTGCAACCCAAGCTCACTATCGGTGCTCCCAACGACCCCTACGAACAAGAAGCTGATCGCGTCGCCAAGCAAGTCGTGCAGCGCATCCATGCGCCTCAATCTGATCCACCCCCCATTCAACGGGCCACCGGCCACGCTAACGCAATTACAGGAACAGCTTCCCCAGACCTGGAGACCTCTATCCACCGGGCGAGGGGGCTGGGGCAGCCGCTAGCCCCCTCACTGCAACAGCAGATGGGCCAGGCCATGGGGGCCGACTTTAGCAGCGTGCGGGTGCATACCGATACCCAAGCAGACCAGCTCAATCGCTCCATTCAGGCCAAAGCCTTTACCACCGGACAGGATGTGTTTTTCCGCCAGGGGGCTTACCAGCCGGGAAGCCAGGGCGGCCAAGAGCTGATTGCCCACGAGTTGACCCATGTGGTGCAGCAGAATCGGGATACTCAGATCGGCAGCGATCTTCCGATCAATCGTCAGCCGATCGCCATTGCGCAGACTACCTCCGACGCAGTCGTGCAGCCTGCCAGGGGCAAAGTTGGCCGGATCATGTCAGACTTGGCCTTCTTGCCGTTGTTGGGGGTCGGGGCGATCGGCGCAGAGGTGGCGGCAAGAATGACCTTTGGCTGGGAGAAAGATCGCAAAAAGATTCAAACCCCAACCAATCAGCTCGACCATCAGGGCACCAAATCCTATGTCGCTCAAGATATCGCGATCGCTGGGGGTGGCTTTGGCAACAAATATATTCTTAGGGGACGGCGATACGACCCCAAACCCGCCTATACCGGCAATCCATCGGCAGGCAAAGCGGTGATTCTCTTTTCAGGCAGTGGTGGCCCTAATGAAGACATGATGGAACCCGTAGCTGAGTTCTATTGTCGGCAAGGCGCTGTCGCCTTTGGAGTCAATTATCGGGGCTATGGCAACAGCCGCGATGTCGGCATATTCGGCGGGGAAAGTACGCCATTTATGAGTGAACAGGGCCTCTACGACGACGCCAGAAAAATTTTCAACTACGTCAACCAGACAGCTGGATTTGCTGCGACAGACATTACGCTCCATGGTTTTTCGCTGGGGGGAGCGGTGGCGTCACACTTGGCCAAAAAGCTGGCCAAGCCTGGCCCTGGGGGACAACCTGGAGTGCAGCTAGGGGGTCTAGTCCTCCACAGTTCTATCAAATCGGCCTACAAGGCGGCGAGGGATGAAACGGGTATCCCTGGGCTTGCGCAAATTGCCGGACTCGGGACTAAGGGCAGTGCCGGTAACTTTGATACCGAGGCTCACTTAGAACAACTGGCGGCTCGAGATCCCAATTTGCCGATTCACTTTATGGGGGGAAACTATGGTGCCGGGGATCAGCTGGCCTTGAGCCATACCCAACTTGAGCAAACTGGCCATGGGACGTTTACTAATGTCAGCTCTCATTCCGGGCAGGGAGGGCACCTAGCTGACAACATCACCATGCCTCAATTGACCGATCCGTTGGGTAATCCCATGACCGATGAAAATGGCGCACCGATGTATCCGCAGGCAGTGCCCTCTAATCACTTATCTCCACAAATGAAAGACAAAATGGCAACCCTCGTGGCCCAGGGACGCACTCGCAATGCGGCTCTACCCATGAATGTAGCGGCACTGTAAAACATGCGAAGCGATCGCCCACAATGTAGCTTTCCCCTGCCCCCTTCTGGCCCTGCAGGTCTCAACGGTAGATTTACCCCACCAACATCTCGACCTTTGGCAAATATCGATCGGCCCCCAGCCTCGGTATCGTAGCCACAGCATGAGGAAAATAGTAGGTTGGGTTGAGGAACGAAACCCAACACTCACAAGCCTTCTGGCTCTACCGTAATGCCAATTTAACCGATGGTTTTGTTGGGTTTTGCTAGCGCGCAACTCAACCTACCAGTGCCACTAGCGAGCCTAGATTAGTGACATTTGGAGATCAGACACATTTCGACCATAGTCTGAAGGGGATTCTAAAATCCTATGGGAAAATAAGGCATCCACCGCTGCGATCGCAGGTACACTATGCCGCGCTATCAATCTTCTCATCGGAAAGAGTTACCTAAGTCTTCCCCCAAAGCTAATGCGGATGCCCTACGATCGCGCCCCTTTGCCCCGGTCTTACAGCGCCAGGATCAAACCCCCGCCAGCCCAGCCCATGAGAGTCAACCGGCAGAGTTTTCGGTATTGGAGCCGGGTGGCAGCTGCCCCCAGCCCATTCAGGCCAAGCTGACCATCGGCGCACCGGGCGATAAGTATGAGCAAGAGGCCGATCGAGTGGCTGTTCAGATGGTACAGCATATCAATTCGCCCACCGCAAACCAACCCCAAGCGGACCAGGTTCAGCGCATGGAACTGACCGAGGAAGGTGAGCTTCAGATGAAACCCGATTTCCTGCAACGGGAAGTGGAGCCGGATGAAGAAGACGAGTTGCAAATGAAACCGTTATTGCAACGCCAAGGGAGCGGAGCTGTTGCCGCCAGTGACGACCTTGACTTCGCCATTCAGCAATCTCGCGGTAGTGGGCAACCGCTGGCCGACTCGATCCGAGAACCGATGGAACAGGCGTTTGGTGGCGTTGATTTTAGCGGGGTGAAAGTTCATACAGATGGGCGATCGGATCAACTCAATCGCTCAATTCAAGCAAAGGCTTTCACCACCGGGCAAGATATCTTCTTTCGGCAGGGAGAATATACTCCTGGGAGTAGCGGAGGGCAGGAATTGATCGCCCATGAGTTGACGCATGTAGTGCAGCAGAACGGGAAAGCAGTGCAGCCGATGATGCTGATGCCGGGATTAAACCAAGTAATCCAGGCACGGAAACTAACCAACGACGCGGATCTGATACAAGACGTAGAGGATGCACAGAAGAAAGTTGATGGGGCCGAACACCTTACGGTATTGGCAGTACTACAGACAATAGCAGGCTACTTCGAAACAGATGTAAGCGGCGCGACAAAGGCAAGCGAAGCATTTACGATCTTATCAAATGATACAAATCGAATTATGGACACGGAGGATCGTGAAGTCATAGCGCAAATCGTGCAGAACCGAATGAGAGCGGTGGCAAAAGACGCATTACGCAGAGAGAAGGCGTATCTGTACGAAGTTATGCCAGAGAGCTTATACGACCATAAGCAGCTCCAAGGCAAAACCAAATGGAATTCGGAGATGGATAATTACCTCAAAGCAGAGATAGATGTTCTGTGTGGCACATCATGGCACATCGACCAAGCCAGTGTCACGGAGGAGATAGTAGCAAGACGCGAACAGCGTCAAACAGAATGGTTAAATCATGCTTGGAAGAAAGTAGGAGAATTGAAGCCGATTGATAAGTCTTCCATACCAGTAAAGACAAAATTTTGGGAGTTCCTAGGATGGAAAATTCAAGGATTAGAATGGAAAATGAAAACCGTTGAGGCTGGTCCCACAGGTACAAAACTCCACTTAACCGTAAGCGGAGACTCTATGTTAGCACCGTCTACCCTGGTAAATGAAGACGCCAATATCCTTAATAAGAGTCCAGACCTGATCTATTCAAAACTTTTTGAGAGTGTAACTGTGAGCAAGCGAGTCCATGTCACTCGGGAGTCTACACCGAAGAAACATCTCTACATCGGAGATACGAACGGCGAAGGAGTAGCAATCAAAGACGACGCATGGGAAGACGATGCGAAGACGATGAAAGAGCATCTGAACTCATTCAGGACCGACGTGATCCAAAAAATAATAGCTGCAAAGTTGAAAAGATGGGACCTTAAGTAAAGGTAAAGGTAGTGCGATCGCCCCTCGCTGTAGGTTGGGTTTCGGCGTAGTGCCAGGAGGGTGGTGGTGGTGTACCGATCGCACCTCGTCAGGCCAAACCTAGCTTTCCGAGGGTTAAATTGTGCTGGGCTAGGGTTGGCCGCTGGTGGGGGTTTGTGGGGTTGGGCAGGGTTGCACCTGCATGGCGGGGGCGGGGCGAGTGAGGCCCATTACGGGTCTTTGGAGCAGGTACAGGCTGTAGAAGTAGAGTTCTCGCCACAGAAAGGGGGCTTGGCTTTTTAGGCTGATGTATCGGGTGGTGGGGGTGGGCGAGGAGTAGGCTACTAGGCCAAGATCGCGGGCCATCAGCAGCGATCGCCGCATGTGGAGGGGATCGCTGACGATCAAAACGCGAGTGAACCCCTGGCGATCGCTAATCTGCTTGGCCCCCTGCAAATTTTCCTGGGTGATGCGGGAGGTGGTTTCGCACCAGGTGTGGTTGGGGCTAACGCCGTGGGCGATCGCATAGCGGCTAGCCACGACAGACTCGGCTAGTTGGTCTTGGGCACCTACCCCGCCGGTAAAAATGAGATAGCGAACTGTGCCGGTCTGGTAGAGATCAATGGCATGGTTGATGCGTTCTTGAAACACGGGGGAGGGGGCTTCGCCCCAGACTGCGGCACCTAGGACGATGGCGGCATCGGCGGGGGCATGGTCGCGGGTGAGGCCAAAGCGGTAAATATCGAGGGCGATCGCAACCATTCCTGCCATCAGGCCGCTACCGATCGCCAGGGCGAGTCTAAGGTGGTGCTTCTGGCTCATGGGGGGTGGGGGGTAGGCGGCTTTGAGGGTTTCGGCGTAGTGCTAGGAGGGGGGGATGTGCCGATCGAATATTACCAGGCCAAACCATTCCAGGCGTTCGAGGTTTTCGGCGATCGCATCCAGTTTCTTCTTGGTATTCTTGCCGGTAAATTGGGCAGCGATTTGGGGGATGGTCCAGTTGCTGGGGGTGGTGCGGAGCAGGTCGCGGATGGCGGTAAAGCTTACATCGATTTATAGATTGCGCTCTGATCAACCAGAATTCGACCTTTGGCGAATATCGATCGCGCCCTAGCCCCAGTATCGTAGCCACAGCATGAGGCTAAAACTGCGATGCCAGAGGCGATGAATTACCTCAACCCCGAGGCCCACCTAGGACAGGGGCTTGCTTTCCCGATCCGCACCAGTGTGCAGGGCGGCCTGCAACTGAGCGCGGCCGGGCAAAACCTGACCGAATCGATCCGGGTGCTATTGCGCACCCGAGTCGGGGAGCGAGTCTACCGACCCGACTACGGCAGCCGCCTGGCAGAACTCACCTTTGCCCCCATGAACACCGATACCCTGCTGCTAATTCGCCTCAACGTGCAGGAGGCGATCGAGCGCTGGGAGCCGCGCATTGTGCTAGAGCAGGTGCTCACCGACCCCGACCCGGCCCAGGGGCGAGTCGATATCATCATCCACTACCGGGCTAAAGACAGCCACCAGCGCCGCAGCCTGGTTTATCCCTTTTACCTCATGCCGCCGGAGTAGCCGTGGACTTTGACTTTCTGTCTAAACTACCGACCTCAGACCTCGACGATCGCGCCTTTCAAGACCTGGTCGATGAATGTCTGCTGCGCATTCCCCGCTACTGCCCCGAGTGGACCAACTACAACCCCGGCGACCCCGGGGTAACCATGGTTGAGCTATTTGCCTGGCTCACCGACCAAATGCTGATGCGGTTTAACCAGGTGCCCCGCCGCAACTACGTGGCGTTTTTAGAATTGTTGGGCATTCGCCTACAGCCCCCCGCCCCGGCCCACACCGAGGTCACCTTTTACCTGGCCGCCAGCCTGCCCACGGTGTATCAAATTGCGGCGGGGGTCGAGGTGGCTACCGAGCGCACCGAAACCGATGAGGCGGTGATCTTTAGCACCGATCGCCCCCTGGCCATTGGGCTGCCCCTGGTGAACCATCTGCTGACCGCCGATCAGGCCGAGTCGACTCCGACAGTGCTAACCAACCCCTTCGCTAACCTCTGGTCACGGCGTTCGGATGGTCGCTGGGAAGGGCGAGAGCAGAGTATTTTTAACGAACAGCCCCAGCCTGGCAACAGCTTTTACCTGGTGTTCGATGGCCAGCAGCCCCTGGAGGGCAACGTCGTCGCCCTCTCCCTCTCCGGCGAAGCTGCTACCTCGACGGGCATTAACCCAGATCATCCGCCCCGCCAGTGGGAAGCCTGGACAGGCCACCAATGGGTGCCGGTATTGCTGGCAGAAGGGGACGACCAGACTCGGGGGTTCAGCTTTCACGAGTTGGGCGGTGGGGCCGATAGGCTGCACACCGCTGATGTAATTTTGCATCTGCCCCAGCAGTTTCCGCTGGCCCTCTTTGGCACCTACCAGGGCCGCTGGATTCGCTGTGTCTGCACCGTGCCGCACCACTACCAAAGTCGCTACAGTAGTTCGCCCCGGCTGGTGCGGGTGGCGGCACGCTCCATTGGCGGCACCATCGATGCCAGCCAGTGCCTGGTGATTCACGAAGAGCTGCTGGGGGAAAGCAGCGGCCTACCGGGGCAGAGTTTTCAGGTTCATAGCCCGCCGGTGCTGCCTCGCCGAGAGGGAGAGCGGCTGCTGGTATTGCCCCCCGATGGCTTGCCTCAGCTATGGCAGGAGGTCAACGATTTTGCCGATTCTGGCCCAGCCGACTACCACTACACCCTCGATTCCCTCAGTGGTCGAATTCAGCTGGGGCCGTTAATTCGTGAACCTAACCAGCTGAAGGAGCAGGTTTATAGGCGATCGCGCTCCCAAACCCGCGACTCTGCTCTGACCATCGAGCCCACCACTACGGCCACTGCCCTGGAGCGCCAGTACGGCGCGGTGCCCCCTCGGGGAGCGGTGCTGCGCATGGTGGCCTATCGCACCGGGGGCGGCCAGCAGGGCAATGTGCAGCGCCACACCTTGCAGATTGTGAAATCGGCGGTGCCTTACGTGGCCCAAGTAACCAATCATGTGCCAGCGCGCAACGGGGCCAATGCCGAGTCTTTGGATGACGCGGTACTGCGGGTACCCCGGCTGCTGCGCACCCGCGATCGCGCTGTCACCCCTGAAGACTTTGAGGCCCTAACCCAGCAGGCGGGGCAGGGGGCCGTGGCCCGTGCCCTCTGCCCGCTCAACCTGGCCCCCACTCCTGGTCTGGTGGAAGTCGTAGTGGTGCCCCAGGCTAATCTCCAGGGCATTGAGCGGGAGGTGGGCATGGCCCCCAGCGAGGTGGCGATTACACTACCCCTGCGGCAGCAAATTCTCGCCTTTTTGGATGAACGCCGTTTGCTGGGCGTACAGGTGGCCCTACGGGAGCCCGACTATATCGGGGTAGCCGTGCAAATGGAGGTGGGGTTAGCCCCAGAGTTTCAAAGTCCCCAGGCCCAGCAGATCGTGCTGCAGCGTCTGCGGCGATCGCTCTATCGGTTTCTGAACCCCCTAACCGGTGGCAATGAGGGCCAAGGTTGGCCCTTTGACACACCGCTCTACGCCTCCGACATTATTAGTCTGGTGCAGGGTAGCGAGGGAGTGCGCTACCTGGGCACAGTGCTGCTGTT
Above is a genomic segment from Nodosilinea sp. E11 containing:
- a CDS encoding DUF4157 domain-containing protein is translated as MPRHRSRLQQSDHSTSRPSQIGFASRPFATPPKSEAEPRTPQTDSEPAPKAGYTLFAEGGRTLPIQPKLTIGAPNDKYEQEADRVAKEVVQRLSFSGGRSSGKDSDQPSHPNRTLQRETLPDEEDELQMKPLAEQIQRMDLPEEDELQMKPLLQRQGNGAVAASDGLEAAIQQSRSSGQPLADSIREPMEQAFGGVDFGGVNVHTDGRSDQLNRSIQAKAFTTGQDIYFRQGAYEPGSRSGQELIAHELTHVVQQKGASEKIRPKVYGAQKHVVGISPENQIQRDKHDNPSDFIKWIEQDKTYLKWNTKNEGDCAPAAKEIGALLANNNFTVFYRGILAFGKTRRDGNRNHFVIVVLVNGKKIVVDPTQGQFIGGEPTVTYDELWRKNFQNVKIRWLNLDTEKFEEVQRGMKFIDCATFAEANSYARDWKTGYDAASGIVLRGEDH
- a CDS encoding DUF4157 domain-containing protein, which codes for MTRHTSPQKQESTKAAIAPSSNPLAPRPFAQPADAVEAVSEPQSVGSPTVEFSVFSADSGFPPSVQPKLTIGAPNDPYEQEADRVAKQVVQRIHAPQSDPPPIQRATGHANAITGTASPDLETSIHRARGLGQPLAPSLQQQMGQAMGADFSSVRVHTDTQADQLNRSIQAKAFTTGQDVFFRQGAYQPGSQGGQELIAHELTHVVQQNRDTQIGSDLPINRQPIAIAQTTSDAVVQPARGKVGRIMSDLAFLPLLGVGAIGAEVAARMTFGWEKDRKKIQTPTNQLDHQGTKSYVAQDIAIAGGGFGNKYILRGRRYDPKPAYTGNPSAGKAVILFSGSGGPNEDMMEPVAEFYCRQGAVAFGVNYRGYGNSRDVGIFGGESTPFMSEQGLYDDARKIFNYVNQTAGFAATDITLHGFSLGGAVASHLAKKLAKPGPGGQPGVQLGGLVLHSSIKSAYKAARDETGIPGLAQIAGLGTKGSAGNFDTEAHLEQLAARDPNLPIHFMGGNYGAGDQLALSHTQLEQTGHGTFTNVSSHSGQGGHLADNITMPQLTDPLGNPMTDENGAPMYPQAVPSNHLSPQMKDKMATLVAQGRTRNAALPMNVAAL
- a CDS encoding DUF4157 domain-containing protein: MPRYQSSHRKELPKSSPKANADALRSRPFAPVLQRQDQTPASPAHESQPAEFSVLEPGGSCPQPIQAKLTIGAPGDKYEQEADRVAVQMVQHINSPTANQPQADQVQRMELTEEGELQMKPDFLQREVEPDEEDELQMKPLLQRQGSGAVAASDDLDFAIQQSRGSGQPLADSIREPMEQAFGGVDFSGVKVHTDGRSDQLNRSIQAKAFTTGQDIFFRQGEYTPGSSGGQELIAHELTHVVQQNGKAVQPMMLMPGLNQVIQARKLTNDADLIQDVEDAQKKVDGAEHLTVLAVLQTIAGYFETDVSGATKASEAFTILSNDTNRIMDTEDREVIAQIVQNRMRAVAKDALRREKAYLYEVMPESLYDHKQLQGKTKWNSEMDNYLKAEIDVLCGTSWHIDQASVTEEIVARREQRQTEWLNHAWKKVGELKPIDKSSIPVKTKFWEFLGWKIQGLEWKMKTVEAGPTGTKLHLTVSGDSMLAPSTLVNEDANILNKSPDLIYSKLFESVTVSKRVHVTRESTPKKHLYIGDTNGEGVAIKDDAWEDDAKTMKEHLNSFRTDVIQKIIAAKLKRWDLK
- a CDS encoding YdcF family protein, producing the protein MSQKHHLRLALAIGSGLMAGMVAIALDIYRFGLTRDHAPADAAIVLGAAVWGEAPSPVFQERINHAIDLYQTGTVRYLIFTGGVGAQDQLAESVVASRYAIAHGVSPNHTWCETTSRITQENLQGAKQISDRQGFTRVLIVSDPLHMRRSLLMARDLGLVAYSSPTPTTRYISLKSQAPFLWRELYFYSLYLLQRPVMGLTRPAPAMQVQPCPTPQTPTSGQP
- a CDS encoding GPW/gp25 family protein, with amino-acid sequence MPEAMNYLNPEAHLGQGLAFPIRTSVQGGLQLSAAGQNLTESIRVLLRTRVGERVYRPDYGSRLAELTFAPMNTDTLLLIRLNVQEAIERWEPRIVLEQVLTDPDPAQGRVDIIIHYRAKDSHQRRSLVYPFYLMPPE
- a CDS encoding putative baseplate assembly protein, whose protein sequence is MDFDFLSKLPTSDLDDRAFQDLVDECLLRIPRYCPEWTNYNPGDPGVTMVELFAWLTDQMLMRFNQVPRRNYVAFLELLGIRLQPPAPAHTEVTFYLAASLPTVYQIAAGVEVATERTETDEAVIFSTDRPLAIGLPLVNHLLTADQAESTPTVLTNPFANLWSRRSDGRWEGREQSIFNEQPQPGNSFYLVFDGQQPLEGNVVALSLSGEAATSTGINPDHPPRQWEAWTGHQWVPVLLAEGDDQTRGFSFHELGGGADRLHTADVILHLPQQFPLALFGTYQGRWIRCVCTVPHHYQSRYSSSPRLVRVAARSIGGTIDASQCLVIHEELLGESSGLPGQSFQVHSPPVLPRREGERLLVLPPDGLPQLWQEVNDFADSGPADYHYTLDSLSGRIQLGPLIREPNQLKEQVYRRSRSQTRDSALTIEPTTTATALERQYGAVPPRGAVLRMVAYRTGGGQQGNVQRHTLQIVKSAVPYVAQVTNHVPARNGANAESLDDAVLRVPRLLRTRDRAVTPEDFEALTQQAGQGAVARALCPLNLAPTPGLVEVVVVPQANLQGIEREVGMAPSEVAITLPLRQQILAFLDERRLLGVQVALREPDYIGVAVQMEVGLAPEFQSPQAQQIVLQRLRRSLYRFLNPLTGGNEGQGWPFDTPLYASDIISLVQGSEGVRYLGTVLLFELRRQEAGWMRSLAPNNIVYPGPLGLICSWADATLRSGHVISLI